A single genomic interval of uncultured Desulfobacter sp. harbors:
- a CDS encoding SH3 domain-containing protein yields MKNRYLKFPTLILLVCFGLTSILSTAVLAEPGAKSDFRDGHGHRGKHGSGKKPGPVFKHVPPGGQKIKHRGNKYFFHRGHYYRHGPKGYFWVRPPIGIVSYSLPAAALTVLIGGLTYYVYDDVYYRRVPAGYQVVQVPTQTTTVVHTPPAVSVNPAIPGAQVVVTAKILNVRSGPGINYAVLNQTYLGNVLIVQDSSPNWYYVRLPDNTYGWVMKSFVTMSGNGAQG; encoded by the coding sequence ATGAAAAATAGGTATTTGAAGTTCCCAACCCTAATTTTGCTTGTTTGCTTTGGTTTAACCTCCATCCTGTCGACCGCAGTTCTGGCAGAACCGGGGGCAAAATCTGATTTCCGGGACGGTCACGGTCACAGAGGAAAACACGGTTCCGGGAAAAAGCCCGGTCCGGTTTTCAAGCATGTTCCGCCGGGCGGCCAAAAGATCAAGCACCGTGGAAATAAATATTTTTTCCACAGAGGTCACTATTACAGGCATGGACCTAAAGGGTATTTCTGGGTGCGTCCGCCCATAGGTATCGTTTCCTACAGTCTTCCGGCTGCTGCTCTTACGGTTTTGATCGGGGGATTAACCTATTATGTGTATGACGATGTGTATTATCGAAGAGTGCCTGCCGGATATCAGGTGGTACAAGTTCCTACCCAGACAACAACCGTTGTGCATACCCCCCCTGCCGTATCAGTGAATCCGGCGATTCCCGGAGCCCAGGTCGTGGTAACGGCCAAAATTCTTAATGTCCGGTCCGGTCCGGGAATAAATTATGCTGTCTTAAATCAAACCTATTTGGGCAATGTTTTAATTGTTCAGGACAGTTCACCTAACTGGTATTATGTCCGACTTCCTGATAACACCTATGGCTGGGTCATGAAATCGTTTGTGACCATGTCCGGCAACGGAGCCCAAGGATAA
- a CDS encoding purine-nucleoside phosphorylase, translating to MSISFVNKVQECARFIQGRMQVPPVAGMITGTGLSDSLTDLVVHQVFPYAGLPHFPRATVDSHKGCLVQGSLNGRDILVFQGRIHLYEGYSPELVTFPVRLLQALGVPLLILTNAAGGINLDFSAGDIMLIRDHINLTGKNPLAGPNEESFGLRFPDMTRVYDPDLGRRAIGVAAQKKIQLHSGVYAGLLGPSLETPAETRFLKTIGADAVGFSTVMEAIAGVHAGMKILGISLITNINDPDAPEQTTLEAVVETAAKASEKLNRIVTGVVEQPS from the coding sequence ATGTCTATATCATTTGTCAATAAAGTCCAGGAATGTGCACGATTTATACAGGGACGCATGCAGGTGCCGCCTGTTGCCGGTATGATCACGGGTACAGGCCTTTCCGATAGCTTGACTGATCTTGTGGTCCACCAGGTGTTCCCCTATGCGGGACTGCCCCATTTTCCCAGGGCCACGGTGGACAGCCACAAGGGGTGTCTTGTCCAGGGTAGTCTTAACGGCAGGGATATTCTTGTTTTTCAGGGCCGGATACATCTGTATGAGGGGTATTCCCCGGAGCTTGTCACGTTTCCGGTAAGGCTGCTTCAGGCCCTCGGGGTCCCGCTGCTTATCCTTACCAATGCAGCCGGCGGTATTAATTTGGATTTCAGTGCCGGAGATATTATGCTCATCCGGGACCATATCAACCTTACCGGAAAAAATCCCCTTGCAGGTCCGAACGAGGAATCCTTTGGCCTCCGGTTTCCGGATATGACCCGGGTATATGACCCGGATTTGGGACGACGTGCCATTGGGGTTGCTGCTCAGAAAAAAATCCAATTACACTCCGGGGTTTATGCAGGTCTTCTGGGGCCAAGCCTTGAAACGCCTGCGGAAACAAGGTTTTTGAAAACTATCGGCGCTGATGCGGTGGGCTTTTCTACGGTCATGGAGGCCATTGCCGGGGTTCATGCCGGTATGAAAATTCTGGGGATTTCCCTGATTACCAATATTAATGACCCTGATGCGCCTGAGCAAACGACTCTGGAGGCTGTGGTTGAGACTGCAGCAAAGGCATCTGAAAAATTGAACCGGATCGTTACCGGTGTAGTTGAACAACCATCATAA
- a CDS encoding exopolyphosphatase: MRIVTRPDFDGIVCAVLLRQALGPSLPIHWIEPNAIQSGTADVQDGDILANLPWHPNASLWFDHHISNKPDQDVPGAFDIAPSAAGVIYNYYKAQNLLDSRFDELVEQTDMIDSADLTREQVKRPEDYPYLILSMTIKNDDFQDIPYWERLVDMLGKADIKSILKDPEVDRRCREVIAENKAFKDYLKTYTTMNGCVSVTDFRSLEKVPSGNRFLTYSLFSDAIASVKIRYAGKDKKQVLVSVGHSIFNRNCRVNVGSMLAQYGGGGHCGAGGCTLEARDAQEKIDEILDILKANEEQG, encoded by the coding sequence ATGAGAATCGTTACCCGTCCTGATTTTGACGGTATTGTCTGCGCAGTCCTTCTGCGCCAAGCCCTGGGACCGTCTTTACCGATACACTGGATAGAGCCTAATGCCATTCAGTCGGGCACCGCTGATGTCCAGGATGGTGACATCCTTGCCAACCTTCCCTGGCATCCCAATGCCTCTTTATGGTTTGATCACCATATCTCCAATAAACCCGACCAGGACGTGCCCGGGGCTTTTGACATTGCGCCGTCCGCCGCAGGTGTTATCTATAACTATTATAAAGCCCAAAACCTTCTGGACAGCCGGTTTGATGAACTGGTGGAGCAGACCGACATGATTGATTCTGCGGATCTGACACGGGAACAGGTCAAGAGGCCTGAAGACTATCCTTATCTGATTTTGTCCATGACCATTAAAAATGATGATTTTCAGGATATCCCTTATTGGGAGCGTCTGGTGGATATGCTTGGCAAAGCGGATATTAAATCCATATTAAAGGACCCCGAGGTGGACCGCCGGTGCCGTGAGGTGATTGCGGAAAATAAGGCATTTAAAGATTACCTGAAAACTTATACCACCATGAATGGCTGTGTTTCCGTGACCGATTTCAGAAGCCTTGAAAAAGTCCCTTCGGGCAACCGTTTTTTGACCTACTCCCTGTTTTCAGACGCCATTGCCAGTGTAAAGATACGGTATGCCGGGAAGGATAAAAAACAGGTTCTCGTCAGTGTTGGGCACAGCATTTTTAATCGTAACTGCCGGGTGAATGTGGGATCCATGCTTGCCCAATATGGGGGCGGCGGACATTGCGGGGCCGGCGGATGCACTCTGGAGGCCCGTGATGCCCAGGAAAAAATTGACGAAATCCTGGATATTTTAAAAGCCAATGAGGAACAGGGGTAA
- a CDS encoding patatin-like phospholipase family protein — protein MSDNLTILAGATAYRHIKENGLSPDDIDAMLGASGAAKWLCIYGLDSAIFSQWFSGRTRPLHLFGTSIGAWKFAAAAQTNCREAFERLKNAYIHQYYKDSVSAVQIYRETRRIMNEFLTNQAIDDILNHPWIRIGFSAARCKGIIGSKHSVVQAIGLGQAFTLNAISRKLQQFCFERVLFHHPQYDTRIFEKDHFPTTPTPLDRENVSKAILASGSIPMVMAGVTHIAGAPVGTYRDGGLLDYHPAFSLNPEQTGFILYPHFYTELTPGWFDKNFPKRRIKGRAVDRMILLAPSPGFVSTLPFGRIPDRRDFIRFMGRDNERIQAWNKAADMCRVLGDEFMDAAENGSIRDKVRKID, from the coding sequence ATGTCAGACAATCTCACTATCCTTGCCGGCGCAACAGCTTACCGCCATATCAAAGAAAACGGTCTTTCACCTGACGATATTGATGCCATGCTCGGGGCATCGGGCGCAGCCAAATGGCTCTGCATTTACGGGCTTGATTCCGCAATTTTTTCCCAGTGGTTTTCAGGCCGGACAAGGCCTTTGCACCTGTTTGGCACCTCCATCGGGGCATGGAAATTTGCCGCAGCAGCCCAGACCAACTGCCGGGAGGCCTTTGAGCGACTCAAAAACGCTTATATCCACCAGTATTATAAAGACAGCGTCTCGGCAGTTCAGATATACAGGGAAACCCGGCGTATCATGAATGAATTTCTCACAAACCAGGCCATTGATGACATTTTGAACCATCCATGGATTCGTATTGGTTTTTCAGCAGCCCGGTGCAAAGGGATCATTGGCTCAAAGCACAGTGTTGTCCAGGCCATTGGTTTAGGACAGGCGTTTACCCTGAATGCAATATCCAGAAAACTTCAGCAGTTTTGTTTTGAACGCGTTCTCTTCCATCATCCCCAATATGACACCAGGATATTTGAGAAAGATCATTTTCCCACAACACCCACCCCCCTTGACCGGGAAAACGTTTCCAAAGCAATTCTGGCATCAGGGTCCATCCCCATGGTCATGGCGGGCGTGACGCATATTGCAGGTGCACCTGTGGGAACTTACCGGGACGGCGGACTTCTGGATTACCACCCGGCGTTTTCCTTAAACCCTGAACAGACTGGTTTTATCCTGTATCCACACTTTTATACGGAACTGACCCCTGGGTGGTTTGATAAAAATTTCCCCAAACGAAGGATTAAAGGCAGGGCCGTGGACCGGATGATTCTTCTGGCTCCGTCTCCCGGATTTGTTTCCACCCTGCCCTTTGGCCGCATCCCGGACCGCCGGGATTTTATCCGGTTCATGGGCAGGGATAATGAAAGAATCCAGGCATGGAACAAAGCCGCGGATATGTGCAGGGTGTTAGGGGACGAATTCATGGACGCTGCGGAAAACGGTTCCATCAGGGACAAAGTCAGAAAAATTGATTAA
- a CDS encoding transglycosylase SLT domain-containing protein has translation MKLSSLFFRKTDRKPGIVFFILLFFALFQSNPAMAENRVNLNFKPLTFDLNTVEKQLNEMMADWGETAFDVDDLLVRHVSYFIKYYTVQNVDRSNKIIRRSEKYLHYIKKTFKKYSIVEDVAFALPFVESGFNPHARSNAGALGMFQFIDGTAIHYGLKINDNGQDERRDYKKSTVACAKYLRDNRRVFASTVLSLSSYHHGTKMVTDVLLNYGDDPGRTFGPIFKNSALGPFSREYVPQCLAAALIYRYLKQNRLAMLSVPGFESKSLRAKTSVKFLKNKIQNLYKLNPDLQYARSIYPYAGSNGYVLLTKIVYPSSTTGMVRTYPDWAKNLELHPPAGTKIKGLPKTIQYVVQTHNDLSGIAAIFGTSVKVLKFSNRFLVKQGLQPGDVIEIKGMAPTTRVLDGKSVVCDKPRVLATQEDETLETFCKRVVKTIRADCSLSPWQMGENLSPELIYYWNHDVLGSIQPDTPLEGGLSLRIYSDYRWHKTATDKDHVAF, from the coding sequence ATGAAATTATCCTCTCTTTTTTTTAGAAAGACAGACAGAAAACCGGGCATTGTTTTTTTTATACTGCTTTTTTTTGCCCTATTCCAGAGCAACCCGGCCATGGCGGAAAATCGTGTGAATTTGAATTTTAAACCGCTTACGTTTGATCTTAATACGGTTGAAAAACAGTTAAATGAAATGATGGCTGATTGGGGGGAAACCGCATTTGACGTAGATGATTTACTGGTCAGGCATGTCAGCTATTTTATCAAATATTACACGGTTCAGAATGTGGATAGATCAAACAAGATCATCCGGCGTAGCGAAAAATACCTGCATTACATAAAGAAAACATTTAAGAAATACAGCATTGTTGAGGATGTTGCCTTTGCCCTGCCGTTTGTGGAAAGCGGCTTTAATCCCCATGCACGGTCCAATGCCGGGGCCTTGGGAATGTTTCAGTTTATTGACGGCACGGCCATTCATTACGGCTTGAAAATCAACGACAATGGACAGGATGAGCGAAGGGATTATAAAAAATCAACTGTGGCATGTGCCAAATACCTGCGGGATAACCGCAGGGTATTTGCCAGCACGGTATTAAGCCTGTCCAGTTATCATCACGGCACCAAAATGGTTACGGATGTATTACTGAACTATGGTGACGACCCGGGAAGGACATTCGGCCCGATTTTTAAAAACAGCGCTTTGGGACCTTTTTCCAGGGAGTATGTCCCCCAGTGCCTGGCTGCGGCATTAATATACCGTTATCTCAAGCAAAACAGATTGGCCATGCTTTCGGTCCCTGGGTTTGAGTCTAAAAGCCTTCGGGCCAAAACGTCAGTTAAATTCTTAAAAAACAAAATTCAAAACCTGTATAAACTGAATCCGGACCTTCAATATGCAAGATCCATTTATCCGTATGCCGGCAGTAACGGGTATGTTTTGCTGACAAAAATAGTGTATCCCTCATCGACAACCGGCATGGTCAGAACGTATCCTGATTGGGCGAAAAACCTTGAGCTGCATCCGCCCGCCGGTACAAAAATAAAAGGGCTTCCAAAAACAATTCAATATGTTGTTCAGACCCATAATGATCTGTCCGGCATTGCGGCCATTTTCGGCACCAGCGTGAAAGTGCTGAAATTCAGTAACCGGTTTTTAGTAAAGCAAGGGTTGCAGCCCGGCGATGTGATTGAGATTAAAGGCATGGCCCCGACTACCCGGGTGTTAGACGGAAAAAGCGTTGTCTGCGACAAACCCCGGGTCTTGGCCACCCAAGAAGATGAAACCCTGGAGACATTTTGTAAAAGGGTGGTCAAAACCATTCGTGCTGATTGTTCCTTGTCCCCCTGGCAGATGGGGGAAAATTTAAGTCCTGAATTGATTTACTATTGGAATCATGATGTGCTGGGGTCTATTCAGCCTGACACGCCTCTGGAAGGCGGCTTAAGTCTTAGGATTTATTCAGATTATAGATGGCATAAAACAGCAACAGATAAGGATCATGTTGCGTTTTAG
- a CDS encoding anaerobic C4-dicarboxylate transporter produces MFWIHMLLLLTVIFIGIRYGGVAFGLLGGLGVSILVFVFGITPGKPPVDVMLIILAVVAASATLEATGGLNLLVHYAEKLLRKNPKYIVYLGPLCTYFLTVLVGTGHSVYPLLPVIFDVAYNQGIRPERPLAVSTVASQMGITASPIAAAAAVVLATAAGNNLAIGLVDILRITIPATFIGVMVAATWSLKRGKDLDKDEAFAERMKNPEFAKELQAQTVSGSENAIGPMAYRGLWLFLGGIFAVIIVALFSKSILPEGVGMSVAIQFMMLTVGALIVLCTNVSPKKIASGGVFNAGMVAVLIIFGIAWLSDTIIGAHQTYLIDLIKGMVEARPWTFALAMFIVSIFLKSQAAVLTIMLPLGFLLKIPPQVLIGVLPSCYAYFFFPFYPSDLAAISFDLTGTTRIGKFILNHSFLLPGFIGVGTATAVGYFLSMAISSFS; encoded by the coding sequence ATGTTCTGGATACACATGCTTTTATTGTTAACCGTTATTTTCATTGGTATTCGTTACGGTGGTGTTGCATTTGGACTTCTTGGCGGGTTAGGTGTCTCAATTCTTGTTTTTGTTTTTGGTATCACTCCTGGTAAGCCACCGGTGGATGTTATGTTAATCATTCTTGCGGTTGTGGCTGCTTCCGCAACCTTAGAGGCCACTGGTGGACTCAATTTGTTGGTCCATTATGCTGAAAAATTGTTACGTAAAAATCCAAAATACATTGTTTATTTGGGACCATTATGCACTTATTTTTTAACCGTTCTGGTCGGTACTGGACATTCAGTTTATCCTCTGCTTCCGGTTATTTTTGATGTGGCCTACAATCAGGGTATCAGGCCTGAGCGGCCTCTGGCTGTTTCGACCGTCGCTTCCCAGATGGGGATAACAGCAAGTCCTATTGCTGCTGCCGCTGCTGTCGTCTTGGCGACAGCAGCCGGCAACAACTTGGCTATCGGTTTGGTAGACATTTTAAGAATAACCATACCGGCAACTTTTATCGGGGTTATGGTCGCTGCCACATGGAGTTTAAAACGGGGTAAAGATTTGGACAAAGACGAAGCGTTTGCAGAGCGAATGAAAAATCCCGAATTTGCCAAAGAATTACAGGCCCAGACGGTATCAGGCTCCGAAAACGCTATCGGCCCGATGGCATATCGGGGGTTGTGGCTTTTTCTTGGCGGAATATTTGCGGTAATAATCGTTGCTCTTTTTTCTAAATCCATTCTTCCCGAAGGTGTGGGAATGTCTGTGGCAATTCAGTTCATGATGTTAACGGTTGGCGCATTAATTGTCCTTTGTACAAATGTCAGCCCCAAAAAAATAGCAAGTGGTGGTGTCTTTAATGCCGGTATGGTCGCTGTCCTGATAATTTTTGGAATTGCCTGGCTCAGTGATACTATAATCGGTGCCCATCAAACCTATCTAATTGATTTAATCAAGGGTATGGTTGAAGCACGTCCATGGACATTCGCCCTTGCCATGTTTATTGTTTCCATTTTTTTAAAAAGTCAGGCGGCGGTATTGACGATCATGCTGCCGCTGGGATTTTTGCTCAAAATACCGCCACAGGTGCTGATCGGAGTTCTGCCATCCTGCTATGCGTATTTCTTTTTTCCATTCTATCCCAGTGATTTGGCTGCCATCAGTTTTGACCTTACAGGAACAACCAGAATTGGTAAATTTATTTTAAACCACAGCTTTCTGCTGCCAGGTTTTATTGGTGTCGGAACCGCTACTGCTGTGGGATATTTCCTTTCAATGGCGATATCGTCTTTTTCCTGA
- a CDS encoding CHASE2 domain-containing protein, with the protein MSQSFISEKRYQLRYLSMSLACLLIIGMVDYMGFFKGVNCYAYDLFFRLRGPEKTSEQIIIAAVDEKSLKKLGQWPIPRDHYTDFFERVSTASGVLMDIILAEPSPEDSGLGQIISQSPAIVLPAYLDRASRLVLPSPTLGNPAVGHVHTEPCLDGVIRTVFHTFIHNGKKLPSISSALFETISNTPPVRAGVLRRSNGEDHQTSIGSIIQDGRAGINYYGPRGTFPYISFVDILDKKYPPSYFAEKILVLGVTAAGIDQDHLTTFSQNRDRMPGVEIQATILNNLLDGSDILTLSRNWQWTWGILVFIVSLLTFIRMKDFWTLVCWGVFFLLVCTGTFLLFSRLHVWIPLAACLTALTGALVLAHLIRLERMGHVLFQAKKDWEISFDSITDAIFITDQAGRTILSNRPAQSNAFQNIIEQYTPKWESPDFKIDPEKFSAEHKIPVPGGQPVELYNEDLNQYFEARVFPRTGSNNQPEGMIHIVRDITERTHLRQEQLKLQRMLIQAQKMEAIGTLAGGIAHDFNNILSAIMGYTQVAALLIPDAYKAREKLDEVLKICGRASNLVMQILSVSRYSGQDQEKLTLTVRPIVKEIVQLLKATLPPTIELKSDVAGREMVYGEPSQIYQVILNLCTNAYQAIGDNPGLIKIIVESIEIDSDRLFAKTELKPGRYVKISISDTGMGIPEKIQNKIFEPYFTTKEKDMGTGLGLATSLGIVKSHGGHIQFDSRENEGTCFHVYLPQVEDKKRSFRSESGVESSTGSGTILLVDDRDELVETSRELLENKGYTVTAVNCPEKAFAVFQSEPDRFDVIITDMRMKKMTGITLSEKIQAVRPGIPIILCTGYSNVSTTEGETNSGVTAVVQKPFSIRELTETIDSVLEKTNVE; encoded by the coding sequence ATGAGCCAAAGCTTTATATCAGAAAAAAGATATCAGCTTAGATATCTGTCCATGAGTCTTGCCTGCCTTTTGATTATTGGAATGGTTGACTATATGGGCTTTTTTAAGGGGGTGAATTGTTACGCGTATGACCTTTTTTTCAGGCTGCGCGGGCCTGAAAAAACGTCTGAACAGATTATCATTGCCGCTGTCGATGAAAAATCGCTTAAAAAACTGGGGCAATGGCCCATTCCCCGCGATCATTATACCGATTTTTTTGAACGGGTCAGCACGGCTTCGGGTGTTCTGATGGATATCATTTTGGCTGAGCCATCTCCAGAGGATTCCGGCTTGGGACAAATTATCAGCCAGTCGCCGGCGATAGTGCTGCCGGCTTATCTGGACCGTGCTTCGCGTCTTGTTCTTCCCAGTCCGACACTAGGCAATCCGGCTGTGGGTCATGTCCATACGGAACCCTGCCTGGACGGCGTCATCAGGACTGTATTTCATACTTTTATCCATAATGGCAAAAAATTACCTTCGATTTCTTCCGCACTTTTTGAAACCATTTCCAATACCCCCCCGGTCAGGGCAGGGGTGTTGCGTCGTTCAAATGGAGAAGATCATCAAACCAGTATCGGAAGCATAATCCAGGACGGGCGGGCTGGAATTAATTATTACGGTCCCCGGGGAACCTTCCCTTATATTTCATTTGTTGATATTTTAGACAAAAAATATCCGCCATCCTATTTTGCTGAAAAGATTTTAGTTTTGGGGGTAACTGCGGCCGGCATTGATCAGGATCATTTAACTACCTTCAGTCAAAATCGTGACCGGATGCCGGGTGTGGAGATCCAGGCCACAATCTTGAATAATCTTCTGGATGGATCCGATATTCTGACTTTAAGTAGAAATTGGCAGTGGACATGGGGTATTTTGGTGTTCATCGTCAGTCTTCTTACTTTTATTCGTATGAAAGACTTTTGGACATTGGTCTGCTGGGGCGTTTTTTTTCTGCTTGTGTGTACAGGTACTTTTTTATTGTTCAGCCGGCTTCATGTCTGGATCCCCCTTGCCGCATGTTTGACAGCGTTAACCGGTGCTTTGGTGCTGGCACATCTAATCCGTTTGGAGAGAATGGGCCATGTGTTATTTCAGGCCAAAAAAGACTGGGAAATTTCGTTTGATTCCATCACCGATGCTATTTTTATTACGGACCAGGCCGGAAGGACCATTTTGAGCAACCGCCCGGCACAGAGCAACGCTTTTCAGAACATCATAGAGCAGTACACCCCAAAATGGGAGAGTCCTGATTTCAAAATAGATCCTGAAAAATTCAGTGCAGAACATAAAATACCCGTTCCCGGTGGACAGCCTGTTGAGCTTTATAACGAAGATTTGAACCAGTATTTTGAAGCCCGGGTGTTTCCCCGAACGGGTTCGAACAATCAGCCTGAAGGCATGATTCACATCGTTCGGGATATTACGGAACGCACACATTTGAGACAAGAGCAGTTGAAGTTGCAGAGAATGCTTATCCAGGCCCAGAAAATGGAAGCCATTGGTACCCTGGCGGGCGGTATCGCCCACGATTTTAATAATATCCTGTCTGCCATCATGGGGTATACACAAGTGGCGGCCTTGTTGATTCCCGACGCGTACAAGGCGCGTGAAAAACTTGATGAGGTGCTTAAAATATGTGGCCGGGCATCCAATTTGGTCATGCAGATTCTGAGTGTCAGCCGGTATTCCGGCCAGGACCAGGAAAAATTGACGCTGACTGTAAGGCCTATTGTCAAAGAAATCGTGCAGCTCCTGAAGGCCACGTTGCCGCCCACCATAGAGCTGAAATCTGATGTTGCCGGTAGAGAAATGGTTTATGGGGAACCCAGCCAGATTTACCAGGTGATTTTAAACCTGTGTACGAACGCGTACCAAGCAATAGGCGATAATCCCGGGTTGATCAAAATTATTGTGGAAAGTATTGAGATTGATTCCGACAGGTTATTTGCGAAAACTGAACTTAAGCCGGGCAGATATGTGAAAATCAGCATTTCAGATACCGGGATGGGTATTCCTGAAAAGATTCAAAACAAGATATTTGAGCCCTATTTTACTACTAAAGAAAAGGATATGGGCACAGGGCTTGGTCTGGCAACGTCCCTCGGTATTGTGAAAAGTCATGGCGGGCATATCCAATTTGATTCTCGGGAAAATGAAGGAACCTGCTTTCATGTTTATTTGCCCCAGGTAGAAGACAAAAAACGCTCATTCCGGTCTGAATCCGGTGTAGAAAGCAGCACGGGCAGCGGAACCATTCTTTTGGTAGATGATCGGGACGAACTTGTGGAAACAAGCCGGGAGCTTCTCGAGAACAAAGGGTATACGGTTACCGCTGTAAATTGCCCGGAAAAAGCATTCGCTGTATTTCAATCTGAACCTGACCGGTTTGATGTGATCATTACAGATATGAGGATGAAAAAAATGACAGGTATTACGCTTTCAGAAAAAATCCAGGCGGTGCGCCCGGGCATTCCGATCATCCTCTGTACCGGATATAGTAATGTTTCGACAACAGAAGGGGAAACAAACAGCGGTGTGACCGCAGTGGTTCAAAAACCCTTTTCCATCCGTGAGTTGACCGAGACGATTGATTCGGTGTTGGAGAAAACAAACGTCGAATAA
- a CDS encoding alpha/beta hydrolase encodes MKKKWYVILFLPIVMFSVDAQSSGGYGFCPRERYITLATGPTLEYVEQGLPMGECVIFIHGYTDSWFSYSRVLSLLSPWYHSFALTMRGHGDSDKGSELKYDIADFSADLIAFMDAKNIDQAVIVGHSMGSFIAQYTGVYYPERVKGLVLIGTGEKAVNNPVLNELKRYVDTLEDPIDPAFVSDFQSSTVFDPVPDKFLERVVAESMKVPAFIWKEALEGLNNTDLSAYHSALDIPVLIFWGDNDGIFTLDEQNSLALNIPDSTLKLYKNTGHGLHWEKPAKFTKDLTRFLIQFDRLLRNR; translated from the coding sequence ATGAAGAAAAAATGGTACGTTATATTGTTTTTACCTATTGTTATGTTTTCTGTCGACGCTCAATCTTCCGGAGGTTATGGTTTTTGTCCGAGAGAAAGATATATCACTTTAGCTACCGGGCCAACTCTTGAATACGTTGAGCAGGGTTTGCCAATGGGTGAATGTGTTATTTTTATTCACGGTTATACCGATAGCTGGTTTTCATACAGCAGAGTTCTTTCCCTTCTTTCTCCATGGTATCATAGTTTTGCGTTAACGATGCGGGGTCATGGTGATTCTGATAAAGGAAGTGAGCTGAAATATGATATAGCCGATTTTTCTGCAGATCTTATTGCTTTTATGGATGCCAAAAACATTGATCAGGCGGTAATTGTGGGTCATTCCATGGGAAGTTTTATTGCCCAATATACGGGAGTCTATTATCCCGAAAGGGTTAAGGGTCTGGTATTAATCGGTACAGGAGAAAAAGCTGTAAACAATCCTGTTTTAAACGAGCTCAAACGTTATGTGGACACTCTGGAAGACCCCATAGACCCTGCCTTTGTTTCGGATTTTCAAAGCAGTACGGTTTTTGATCCTGTTCCTGATAAATTTTTGGAGCGTGTTGTGGCTGAAAGTATGAAGGTTCCTGCATTTATCTGGAAAGAGGCCCTTGAGGGATTAAATAATACAGATCTTTCTGCATATCACAGTGCTCTTGATATACCTGTTTTGATTTTTTGGGGAGATAATGACGGTATTTTTACTCTTGATGAACAAAATTCACTGGCATTGAATATTCCCGATTCTACTTTAAAATTGTATAAAAATACGGGCCATGGATTACATTGGGAGAAACCTGCAAAGTTCACAAAAGATTTAACCCGTTTTTTGATTCAATTCGACAGGTTGTTACGGAATAGATAA